The DNA segment TCGTGCATGGGCTCCGGATTCTGCTGCGCCGCCTCGGAGGGCCGCGCCTGCGACGTGTCGTACGGCCGCGCGCGGGGCGGCTGTTCGCGGAACAAGGGGCCGCTCAGCCGAGCGGCCCCCCGATCGTCATCCTGGTCTCCGCCATACGCGGGTACGTCGGGCACGATGGGCATGGGGCGAGTCTGCTGCGCCTCAGGCGCATCGTACGCGGGACCCGCCGGGGCAGCCCCCTGGACAGGTCCACGCGCGGTGGTCCCCCAGTACCCGGCCTGTCCGGCCTGTCCGGCCTGTCCGGCTTGTGGCGGCGCCCCCCAGGAAGAGTCGTTCATCAGACCTCGAGCAGCTCGGCTTCCTTGTGCTTGAGGAGCTCGTCCACCTGAGCGACGTACTTGTGCGTGGTGTCGTCGAGCTCCTTCTCCGCGCGGCGGCCCTCGTCCTCGCCGATCTCGCCGTCCTTGATCAGCTTGTCGATGGCGTCCTTGGCCTTGCGGCGGACGGAGCGGATGGACACCTTGGCGTCCTCGCCCTTGGCCTTGGCGACCTTGATGTAGTCGCGGCGGCGCTCCTCGGTGAGCTCGGGGAACACCACTCGGATGATGTTGCCGTCGTTGCTCGGGTTGACGCCGAGGTCGGAGTCGCGGATCGCCTGCTCGATGTTGCGCAGCGCGCTCTTGTCGAACGGGGTCACGACGGCCATGCGCGGCTCCGGCACGGAGAACGAAGCCAGCTGGTTGATCGGCGTCGGCGCACCGTAGTAGTCGGCCACGATCTTGTTGAACATCGCCGGGTGCGCACGGCCGGTGCGGATCGCGGCGAAGTCCTCCTTGGCGACCACGACGGCCTTCTCCATCTTCTCCTCGGCCTCGAGGAGGGTCTCTTCGATCACCACTTGCTCCTGCGTCTTGAGTAAGGCCCGGCTGCGGTTCCTCGGTGAGGCGGCGGCCGGCTGCGTCGCGTCTTCTTCCTGCACGGTTCCCGACCGGCAGGACATTGTCCATCCCCCGGTCAGGGTCCGTCCCGTCCGTCCCCCGGACGGGCTTGTTGTCGGAGCGTCAGCCCCGGCCGCCCTGCTCACCCACAAGCGTGCCGATCTTCTCACCCTTGACGGCGCGCGCGATATTGCCCTCCGCCAGAAGCTCGAAGACGAGGATCGGAAGCTTGTTGTCTCGGCACAGCGTGACGGCGGTCGCGTCGGCGACCTTGAGGTCGCGGGTGATGACCTCGCCGTAGCCGAGGGAGTCGAACTTGACGGCGTCCGGGTTGGTCTTCGGGTCGGAGTCGTAGACCCCGTCCACGCCGTTCTTGCCCATCAGCAGCGCCTCGGCGTCGATCTCCAGGGCGCGCTGGGCGGCGGTGGTGTCGGTGGAGAAGTACGGCATGCCCATACCGGCGCCGAAGATGACCACACGGCCCTTCTCCAGGTGCCGTACGGCGCGCAGCGGGATGTACGGCTCGGCGACCTGGCCCATGGTGATGGCGGTCTGGACCCGGCTGTCGATGCCCTCCTTCTCCAGGAAGTCCTGGAGGGCGAGGCAGTTCATCACGGTGCCGAGCATGCCCATGTAGTCGGAGCGGGCCCGGTCCATGCCGCGCTGCTGGAGTTCGGCGCCGCGGAAGAAGTTGCCGCCGCCGATGACGACCGCGACCTGCGCGCCGTCGCGCACGACGGCCGCGATCTCGCGGGCGATCTTGTGCACCACGTCCGGGTCGACGCCGAGGCCCCCGCCGCCGGAGAAGGCCTCTCCTGACAGCTTCAGCAGGTACCGGCCGCGTACTTTGCCGTCGTCGCTCTTCTGGGCCTTGGTGGTCATCGAGATCCCGCCTTTGTTACGTGGTGCACATACGAAGAAGGCCATTGCCGGTTGGGGTGTGTTTCGCATCCCATGCGCGGCAATGGCCTCCTCGTCAGATCTGCTGTCGTCCGTCACGCGCGCGTGCGTGGTGACGGCGTCCGCGGACGACTGCCCTCGACCCTATCGGGGTCGGGCGCCGATCGCGGTACGGACTCAGATGCCGACCTTGATGCGCGTGAAGCGCGTCAGGGTGACACCGGCCTCGTCCAGAACCTTCTGGACGGACTTCTTGTTGTCGAGCGCGTACGGCTGACCGAGCAGCGTGGCGTCCTTGAAGAAGCCGTTGAGGCGTCCCTCGACGATCTTCGGCAGGGCGGCCTCGGGCTTGCCCTCGGCGCGGGTGGTCTCCTCGGCGACACGACGCTCCGACTCGACGACCTCGGCCGGCACGTCCTCCTTGGAGAGGTACTTCGGCGCGAAGGCGGCGATGTGCTGGGCGACGCCCTTGGCGATCTCGGCGTTCGGCTTGTCCAGCTCGACGAGGACACCGATCTGCGGGGGCAGGTCGGGCATCGTGCGGTGCATGTACGCGAGCACGAAGCCGTCGCCGTACTGCGCGAAGCGGTCCAGGACGATCTTCTCGCCCAGGTTGGCGTTGGCCTCGTCCACGAACGCCTGGACGGTCTTGCCGGCCTCGATCTCGGAGGCGAGCAGGGCCTCGATGTCGGCCGGGGAGGTCTTCGCGACGTGCTCGGCGATCGCGGTGGCGACGGCCTGGAACTTGTCACCCTTGGCGACGAAGTCCGTCTCGCACTTCAGCTCTACGAGGACACCGGAGGAGTTGTCGTCAGCGATGATCGAGACCACGGCGCCGTTCTCGGCGGAGCGGCCCTCGCGCTTGGCGACGCCCTTCTGGCCCTTGATACGGAGCGCCTCGACGGCCTTCTCGACGTTGCCCTCGGCCTCGTCCAGCGCCTTCTTGCAGTCCATCATGCCGGCGCCGGTGAGCTCACGGAGCTTCTTGACGTCAGCGGCGGTGTAGTTCGCCATGAGTCTGTGAATCTTTCTCGAAGTCTGGAAGATCGAAGATCTACGGGGTCTACGGCCCCCATGTAGTCGGGGACCGCTGACCTTTCGTCGACCTACGGGTGAACGGCGGGAGCGGACTTGATGTCACCGCTCCCGCCGTCAACCCTGACGCTGACGGTGTCAGGCCTGCTCGCCCTCGGCGGCCGGAGCCTCGGTGGCCGGAGCCTCGGTGGCCGGAGCCTCGGTGGCCGGGGCGTCGGCAGCCGGGGCCTCAGCGGCCGGAGCCTCGGCAGCGGGGGCCTCAGCGGCCGGAGCCTCGGCAGCGGGGGCGTCGGCGGCGGCCGGAGCCTCGTCGGCCTTCTTCTCGCCCTCGAGCAGGTCGCGCTCCCACTCGGCGAGCGGCTCGCCCGCGGCCTTCTCGCCCTTGCCACCGGTGGCGACGCCGGAGCGGGCGATGAGGCCCTCGGCGACGGCGTCGGCGATCACGCGGGTGAGCAGGGTGACAGAGCGGATCGCGTCGTCGTTGCCCGGGATCTTGTAGTCGACCTCGTCGGGGTCGCAGTTGGTGTCGAGGATCGCGACGACCGGAATGTTGAGCTTCCGGGCCTCACCAACGGCGATGTGCTCCTTCTTGGTGTCCACGATCCAGACGGCGCTGGGCACCTTCTGCATCTCGCGGATACCACCGAGGGTCTTCTCCAGCTTGGCCTTCTCACGGGAGAGGACCAGCAGCTCCTTCTTGGTGAGGCCGGAGGCGGCCACATCC comes from the Streptomyces sp. NBC_00443 genome and includes:
- the rpsB gene encoding 30S ribosomal protein S2 — its product is MAVVTMRELLESGVHFGHQTRRWNPKMKRFIFTERNGIYIIDLLQSLSYIDRAYEFVKETVAHGGTVMFVGTKKQAQEAIAEQATRVGMPYVNQRWLGGMLTNFSTVYKRLQRLKELEQIDFEDVAASGLTKKELLVLSREKAKLEKTLGGIREMQKVPSAVWIVDTKKEHIAVGEARKLNIPVVAILDTNCDPDEVDYKIPGNDDAIRSVTLLTRVIADAVAEGLIARSGVATGGKGEKAAGEPLAEWERDLLEGEKKADEAPAAADAPAAEAPAAEAPAAEAPAAEAPAADAPATEAPATEAPATEAPAAEGEQA
- the frr gene encoding ribosome recycling factor — encoded protein: MIEETLLEAEEKMEKAVVVAKEDFAAIRTGRAHPAMFNKIVADYYGAPTPINQLASFSVPEPRMAVVTPFDKSALRNIEQAIRDSDLGVNPSNDGNIIRVVFPELTEERRRDYIKVAKAKGEDAKVSIRSVRRKAKDAIDKLIKDGEIGEDEGRRAEKELDDTTHKYVAQVDELLKHKEAELLEV
- the tsf gene encoding translation elongation factor Ts, whose protein sequence is MANYTAADVKKLRELTGAGMMDCKKALDEAEGNVEKAVEALRIKGQKGVAKREGRSAENGAVVSIIADDNSSGVLVELKCETDFVAKGDKFQAVATAIAEHVAKTSPADIEALLASEIEAGKTVQAFVDEANANLGEKIVLDRFAQYGDGFVLAYMHRTMPDLPPQIGVLVELDKPNAEIAKGVAQHIAAFAPKYLSKEDVPAEVVESERRVAEETTRAEGKPEAALPKIVEGRLNGFFKDATLLGQPYALDNKKSVQKVLDEAGVTLTRFTRIKVGI
- the pyrH gene encoding UMP kinase yields the protein MTTKAQKSDDGKVRGRYLLKLSGEAFSGGGGLGVDPDVVHKIAREIAAVVRDGAQVAVVIGGGNFFRGAELQQRGMDRARSDYMGMLGTVMNCLALQDFLEKEGIDSRVQTAITMGQVAEPYIPLRAVRHLEKGRVVIFGAGMGMPYFSTDTTAAQRALEIDAEALLMGKNGVDGVYDSDPKTNPDAVKFDSLGYGEVITRDLKVADATAVTLCRDNKLPILVFELLAEGNIARAVKGEKIGTLVGEQGGRG